One window of the Pyxicephalus adspersus chromosome 5, UCB_Pads_2.0, whole genome shotgun sequence genome contains the following:
- the PUF60 gene encoding poly(U)-binding-splicing factor PUF60 isoform X1, with protein MAAAVMLGVDSIKLENGQSTASKLGLPPLTPEQQEALQKAKKYAMEQSIKSVLVKQTIAHQHQQLTNLQMAAVTMSFGDPLSPLQSMAAQRQRALAIMCRVYVGSIYYELGEDTIRQAFAPFGPIKSIDMSWDSVTMKHKGFAFVEYEVPEAAQLALEQMNSVMLGGRNIKVGRPSNIGQAQPIIDQLAEEARSFNRIYVASVHQDLSDDDIKSVFEAFGKIKSCMLARDPTTGKHKGYGFIEYEKAQSSQDAVSSMNLFELGGQYLRVGKAVTPPMPLLTPATPGGLPPAAAVAAAAATAKITAQEAVAGAAVLGTLANPGLVTPALTLAQPLGALPQAVMAAQAPGVITGVTPVRPPLPVAIPQVGLVNPILSSPPALAQLEIKKEKEEEEPVLESERPEMLSEQEHMSISGSSARHMVMQKLMRKQESTVMVLRNMVDPRDIDDDLEGEVTEECGKFGAVNRVIIYQEKQGEEEDAEIIVKIFVEFSMASETHKAIQALNGRWFAGRKVVAEVYDQERFDNSDLSA; from the exons GGTGTTGACTCCATCAAGCTAGAAAATGGACAGAGCACCGCGTCCAAACTGGGTCTCCCACCTCTCACCCCAGAGCAGCAGGAGGCCTTACAGAAG GCCAAGAAATATGCCATGGAACAAAGCATCAAGAGTGTCCTAGTGAAACAAACAATTGCTCACCAGCACCAGCAGCTTACCAACCTCCAG ATGGCAGCAGTGACAATGAGCTTTGGAGATCCTCTCTCACCTTTACAATCG ATGGCAGCTCAAAGGCAGCGGGCTCTCGCCATTATGTGCCGCGTCTATGTTGGATCCATCTACTATGAACTTGGGGAGGACACCATTCGGCAAGCATTTGCACCATTTGGACCAATAAAAAGCATAGATATGTCCTGGGACTCGGTGACCATGAAACACAAG ggaTTTGCATTTGTGGAGTATGAAGTCCCAGAAGCTGCACAGCTCGCCCTGGAACAGATGAACTCTGTGATGTTGGGTGGAAGGAACATTAAG GTTGGCAGACCCAGCAACATTGGCCAGGCACAACCAATCATAGACCAGCTGGCTGAGGAGGCCCGCTCCTTCAACAGAATCTATGTGGCCTCCGTACACCAAGATCTGTCAGACGATGATATCAAGAGTGTGTTTGAAGCCTTTGGAAAGATTAAGTCTTGTATGTTAGCCCGGGACCCAACAACAGGCAAACACAAAGGTTATGGTTTTATAG aataTGAAAAAGCCCAGTCTTCGCAGGATGCTGTCTCTTCTATGAACCTGTTCGAACTGGGTGGTCAGTACCTTCGAGTTGGGAAAGCTGTTACTCCACCAATGCCTCTCCTCACACCAGCCACCCCTGGTggtcttcctcctgctgctgctgtcgcGGCTGCTGCTGCAACTGCCAAGATTACAGCTCAG GAAGCAGTTGCTGGAGCAGCTGTCCTTGGCACACTGGCAAATCCCGGTCTGGTGACGCCGGCACTAACATTGGCACAACCTTTGGGGGCACTACCACAAGCAGTCATGGCAGCACAAGCCCCTGGGGTTATTACAG GAGTGACACCAGTGCGGCCACCTCTTCCAGTCGCTATTCCACAGGTGGGTCTGGTGAACCCCATCCTATCCAGCCCCCCAGCATTGGCCCAGTTGGAGataaagaaagagaaggaggaagaggagccAGTTCTAGAGTCAGAGAGGCCGGAGATGCTGAGCGAACAGGAGCACATGAGTATATCTGGAAGCAGTGCACGACACATGGTCATGCAGAAACTGATGCGCAAGCAGGAG TCCACTGTCATGGTCCTGCGCAATATGGTTGACCCCAGAGACATTGATGACGATCTGGAAGGGGAAGTGACGGAAGAATGCGGCAAGTTTGGCGCAGTAAACAGAGTGATTATTTATCAGGAGAAGCAGGGAGAGGAGGAAGATGCAGaaatcattgtaaaaatatttgtggaaTTCTCCATGGCCAGCGAGACTCATAAAGCTATCCAAGCGCTGAATGGCCGCTGGTTTGCTGGACGGAAAGTGGTAGCGGAAGTTTACGACCAGGAGAGGTTTGACAACAGCGACTTATCGGCGTGA
- the PUF60 gene encoding poly(U)-binding-splicing factor PUF60 isoform X3 — protein sequence MAAQRQRALAIMCRVYVGSIYYELGEDTIRQAFAPFGPIKSIDMSWDSVTMKHKGFAFVEYEVPEAAQLALEQMNSVMLGGRNIKVGRPSNIGQAQPIIDQLAEEARSFNRIYVASVHQDLSDDDIKSVFEAFGKIKSCMLARDPTTGKHKGYGFIEYEKAQSSQDAVSSMNLFELGGQYLRVGKAVTPPMPLLTPATPGGLPPAAAVAAAAATAKITAQEAVAGAAVLGTLANPGLVTPALTLAQPLGALPQAVMAAQAPGVITGVTPVRPPLPVAIPQVGLVNPILSSPPALAQLEIKKEKEEEEPVLESERPEMLSEQEHMSISGSSARHMVMQKLMRKQESTVMVLRNMVDPRDIDDDLEGEVTEECGKFGAVNRVIIYQEKQGEEEDAEIIVKIFVEFSMASETHKAIQALNGRWFAGRKVVAEVYDQERFDNSDLSA from the exons ATGGCAGCTCAAAGGCAGCGGGCTCTCGCCATTATGTGCCGCGTCTATGTTGGATCCATCTACTATGAACTTGGGGAGGACACCATTCGGCAAGCATTTGCACCATTTGGACCAATAAAAAGCATAGATATGTCCTGGGACTCGGTGACCATGAAACACAAG ggaTTTGCATTTGTGGAGTATGAAGTCCCAGAAGCTGCACAGCTCGCCCTGGAACAGATGAACTCTGTGATGTTGGGTGGAAGGAACATTAAG GTTGGCAGACCCAGCAACATTGGCCAGGCACAACCAATCATAGACCAGCTGGCTGAGGAGGCCCGCTCCTTCAACAGAATCTATGTGGCCTCCGTACACCAAGATCTGTCAGACGATGATATCAAGAGTGTGTTTGAAGCCTTTGGAAAGATTAAGTCTTGTATGTTAGCCCGGGACCCAACAACAGGCAAACACAAAGGTTATGGTTTTATAG aataTGAAAAAGCCCAGTCTTCGCAGGATGCTGTCTCTTCTATGAACCTGTTCGAACTGGGTGGTCAGTACCTTCGAGTTGGGAAAGCTGTTACTCCACCAATGCCTCTCCTCACACCAGCCACCCCTGGTggtcttcctcctgctgctgctgtcgcGGCTGCTGCTGCAACTGCCAAGATTACAGCTCAG GAAGCAGTTGCTGGAGCAGCTGTCCTTGGCACACTGGCAAATCCCGGTCTGGTGACGCCGGCACTAACATTGGCACAACCTTTGGGGGCACTACCACAAGCAGTCATGGCAGCACAAGCCCCTGGGGTTATTACAG GAGTGACACCAGTGCGGCCACCTCTTCCAGTCGCTATTCCACAGGTGGGTCTGGTGAACCCCATCCTATCCAGCCCCCCAGCATTGGCCCAGTTGGAGataaagaaagagaaggaggaagaggagccAGTTCTAGAGTCAGAGAGGCCGGAGATGCTGAGCGAACAGGAGCACATGAGTATATCTGGAAGCAGTGCACGACACATGGTCATGCAGAAACTGATGCGCAAGCAGGAG TCCACTGTCATGGTCCTGCGCAATATGGTTGACCCCAGAGACATTGATGACGATCTGGAAGGGGAAGTGACGGAAGAATGCGGCAAGTTTGGCGCAGTAAACAGAGTGATTATTTATCAGGAGAAGCAGGGAGAGGAGGAAGATGCAGaaatcattgtaaaaatatttgtggaaTTCTCCATGGCCAGCGAGACTCATAAAGCTATCCAAGCGCTGAATGGCCGCTGGTTTGCTGGACGGAAAGTGGTAGCGGAAGTTTACGACCAGGAGAGGTTTGACAACAGCGACTTATCGGCGTGA
- the PUF60 gene encoding poly(U)-binding-splicing factor PUF60 isoform X2: MAAAVMLGVDSIKLENGQSTASKLGLPPLTPEQQEALQKAKKYAMEQSIKSVLVKQTIAHQHQQLTNLQMAAQRQRALAIMCRVYVGSIYYELGEDTIRQAFAPFGPIKSIDMSWDSVTMKHKGFAFVEYEVPEAAQLALEQMNSVMLGGRNIKVGRPSNIGQAQPIIDQLAEEARSFNRIYVASVHQDLSDDDIKSVFEAFGKIKSCMLARDPTTGKHKGYGFIEYEKAQSSQDAVSSMNLFELGGQYLRVGKAVTPPMPLLTPATPGGLPPAAAVAAAAATAKITAQEAVAGAAVLGTLANPGLVTPALTLAQPLGALPQAVMAAQAPGVITGVTPVRPPLPVAIPQVGLVNPILSSPPALAQLEIKKEKEEEEPVLESERPEMLSEQEHMSISGSSARHMVMQKLMRKQESTVMVLRNMVDPRDIDDDLEGEVTEECGKFGAVNRVIIYQEKQGEEEDAEIIVKIFVEFSMASETHKAIQALNGRWFAGRKVVAEVYDQERFDNSDLSA, translated from the exons GGTGTTGACTCCATCAAGCTAGAAAATGGACAGAGCACCGCGTCCAAACTGGGTCTCCCACCTCTCACCCCAGAGCAGCAGGAGGCCTTACAGAAG GCCAAGAAATATGCCATGGAACAAAGCATCAAGAGTGTCCTAGTGAAACAAACAATTGCTCACCAGCACCAGCAGCTTACCAACCTCCAG ATGGCAGCTCAAAGGCAGCGGGCTCTCGCCATTATGTGCCGCGTCTATGTTGGATCCATCTACTATGAACTTGGGGAGGACACCATTCGGCAAGCATTTGCACCATTTGGACCAATAAAAAGCATAGATATGTCCTGGGACTCGGTGACCATGAAACACAAG ggaTTTGCATTTGTGGAGTATGAAGTCCCAGAAGCTGCACAGCTCGCCCTGGAACAGATGAACTCTGTGATGTTGGGTGGAAGGAACATTAAG GTTGGCAGACCCAGCAACATTGGCCAGGCACAACCAATCATAGACCAGCTGGCTGAGGAGGCCCGCTCCTTCAACAGAATCTATGTGGCCTCCGTACACCAAGATCTGTCAGACGATGATATCAAGAGTGTGTTTGAAGCCTTTGGAAAGATTAAGTCTTGTATGTTAGCCCGGGACCCAACAACAGGCAAACACAAAGGTTATGGTTTTATAG aataTGAAAAAGCCCAGTCTTCGCAGGATGCTGTCTCTTCTATGAACCTGTTCGAACTGGGTGGTCAGTACCTTCGAGTTGGGAAAGCTGTTACTCCACCAATGCCTCTCCTCACACCAGCCACCCCTGGTggtcttcctcctgctgctgctgtcgcGGCTGCTGCTGCAACTGCCAAGATTACAGCTCAG GAAGCAGTTGCTGGAGCAGCTGTCCTTGGCACACTGGCAAATCCCGGTCTGGTGACGCCGGCACTAACATTGGCACAACCTTTGGGGGCACTACCACAAGCAGTCATGGCAGCACAAGCCCCTGGGGTTATTACAG GAGTGACACCAGTGCGGCCACCTCTTCCAGTCGCTATTCCACAGGTGGGTCTGGTGAACCCCATCCTATCCAGCCCCCCAGCATTGGCCCAGTTGGAGataaagaaagagaaggaggaagaggagccAGTTCTAGAGTCAGAGAGGCCGGAGATGCTGAGCGAACAGGAGCACATGAGTATATCTGGAAGCAGTGCACGACACATGGTCATGCAGAAACTGATGCGCAAGCAGGAG TCCACTGTCATGGTCCTGCGCAATATGGTTGACCCCAGAGACATTGATGACGATCTGGAAGGGGAAGTGACGGAAGAATGCGGCAAGTTTGGCGCAGTAAACAGAGTGATTATTTATCAGGAGAAGCAGGGAGAGGAGGAAGATGCAGaaatcattgtaaaaatatttgtggaaTTCTCCATGGCCAGCGAGACTCATAAAGCTATCCAAGCGCTGAATGGCCGCTGGTTTGCTGGACGGAAAGTGGTAGCGGAAGTTTACGACCAGGAGAGGTTTGACAACAGCGACTTATCGGCGTGA